Proteins from one Dysgonomonas sp. HDW5A genomic window:
- a CDS encoding DUF6056 family protein: MREYYEKVIFGYQKLDAALSKEKSAKCILLLLSLSFGILILLLNIIYPLYADDWGYTFITGSELTQKITSFSDILNSQYQHYFLHGGRTIVHIIAESLLLLKGYWTDIINSMAYVLFAYIIYKISNLNKRANPSLFFFINILIWFFQPAFAQTILWITGSANYLWGTLIIISFLYFFCQSFIKQDNNNSIYKCIVFVLFGIIAGWTNENTAIGMIILIGILMIYLKHTQKKIPVWMLFGLTGAIIGFIIMIAAPGNYLRYENVIEGNKLLQQSKVKFYFSRLLPVIGDFYKFALPLVMIYSLTLVTYIYFDKKRNTRIIYLSLCFCLAGLMADLAMVTSPEFPPRAWFGIITFFIIAIGIIYANLKTDHIYISVIKTLLIFFASIYFILSYQRGFKDLYAINKIFEKREQIINRQPNKTEFDFVTQESINPQTGFPMIDEIPSKPNHWINMFYLRYHNIKSFKIESDK; the protein is encoded by the coding sequence ATGAGAGAATATTACGAAAAGGTCATCTTCGGTTATCAAAAACTAGATGCTGCTCTTTCGAAAGAGAAATCAGCCAAATGTATTTTGCTGCTGCTTTCTCTATCATTTGGGATTCTTATCCTTTTGCTTAATATCATATACCCATTATATGCCGATGATTGGGGATATACTTTTATAACCGGATCTGAGTTAACCCAAAAGATAACTAGCTTTTCTGATATATTAAATTCTCAATATCAACACTACTTTCTACATGGAGGAAGAACGATTGTACATATCATAGCAGAATCTCTGCTTCTCCTCAAAGGATATTGGACTGATATAATCAACAGCATGGCATATGTTTTGTTTGCTTATATTATTTATAAGATTTCTAATCTTAACAAGAGAGCAAATCCGTCACTATTTTTCTTCATCAATATTCTTATTTGGTTTTTTCAACCAGCTTTCGCTCAAACCATATTATGGATTACAGGAAGTGCTAACTATTTATGGGGAACGTTGATTATTATTTCGTTTCTATACTTTTTCTGCCAATCTTTTATAAAACAAGATAACAACAACTCTATCTATAAATGTATCGTCTTTGTTCTTTTTGGCATTATTGCCGGATGGACTAACGAAAATACAGCTATCGGCATGATAATTCTGATAGGTATATTAATGATCTATCTTAAACATACACAAAAAAAGATTCCGGTATGGATGCTTTTCGGATTAACAGGTGCTATTATTGGTTTTATAATCATGATCGCTGCCCCCGGCAATTATCTTAGATACGAAAATGTTATTGAAGGCAATAAACTCCTTCAACAATCGAAAGTGAAGTTTTATTTCTCCCGCTTACTTCCTGTAATAGGTGATTTTTATAAATTCGCTCTCCCTCTTGTTATGATATACTCATTGACATTAGTCACTTACATTTATTTTGACAAGAAACGAAATACAAGGATTATATACCTATCGCTTTGTTTCTGTCTCGCCGGTTTAATGGCAGACTTAGCAATGGTAACTTCTCCTGAATTTCCACCACGAGCATGGTTTGGAATTATAACATTCTTCATTATTGCAATTGGGATTATATACGCTAATCTGAAAACAGATCATATATACATATCAGTAATAAAAACACTTTTAATATTTTTCGCGTCCATATATTTCATACTGTCCTATCAAAGAGGCTTCAAAGATTTGTATGCTATAAATAAAATATTCGAGAAGCGAGAACAGATCATAAATAGGCAACCCAATAAAACAGAGTTTGATTTTGTTACTCAAGAATCCATTAATCCTCAAACAGGATTTCCGATGATAGATGAAATTCCATCTAAACCCAATCACTGGATCAATATGTTTTATCTGAGATACCACAATATCAAGTCCTTTAAAATAGAATCCGACAAATAA
- the metH gene encoding methionine synthase codes for MPQIKNILKERILILDGAMGTMIQRYKLTEEDFRGDRFKNSTTLLKGNNDLLCLTRPDIIEAIHCEYLAAGADIIETNSFNANSISMDDYNMSDLVKEMNVAAARLARKAADEYTKRTPDKPRFVAGSIGPTNKTASMSPKVENPIYRAVTFDDLHQVYKEQIEGLIDGGVDLLLIETIFDTLNAKAALFAADEVRRERNIEMPIMISVTLSDKGGRTLSGQTTGAFLASVSHIDFLSIGLNCSFGASDMKPFLKELGRLAPTYVSAYPNAGLPNQFGEYDETPEIMAKQIKEYIDEGLVNILGGCCGTTPDHISQYVSLVEGATPHKPADKPKYMWLSGLELLEAKPEINFINVGERCNVAGSRKFLRLIKEEKYEEALTIAHRQVEDGAQILDVNMDEGLLDGVKEMTTFLNLVASDPDVSRIPVMVDSSKWEVLEAGLKCLQGKAVVNSISLKGGEEEFLRQARLVNRYGAAVIIMAFDETGQADRFERRIEICERAYKLLVNDGFDPMNIIFDPNILAIATGIEEHRSYAVDFLKTIEWIKANLPHAKISGGISNLSFSFRGNDYIREAMHSVFLYYAIQKGMDMGIVNPGQSVIYDDIPTDLRNLIEDVIFNRREEATDELIDYAERIKNEKSNQPEQKVEEWRSYELDQRLEYALIKGISDFMEEDLQEALRVYPKAVDIIDKPLMSGMNKVGDLFGSGKMFLPQVVKTARTMKRAVAILEPTLEAQKDSKSVSNSAGKLVIATVKGDVHDIGKNIVAIILACNNYEVIDLGVMVPPEVIIQKVIEEQPDILCLSGLITPSLEEMSIVAHEMEKAGFTIPLMIGGATTSKLHTAIKIDPKYNNGSVVYVKDASQAPSAVAKLINPASKESFIQEIRDEYQDLRDSMESKKVELTPLAEAIKNPFKIDWENYTPSTPNKLGRHVIPHIPIEDILPYIDWKFFFHSWNLSARYHTVQHLDGCPSCDAEWLNTFPEKEKEKAQEGMSLYRDAKKMLDHLIFTKAEYIKAVYAIHEAYVDNECIYINDICFPMLRQQKKNDKGVYLSLCDFVVPKNSSKKDYVAGFTATAGVGSNELLSKYEHEGDEYSVLLLKSVLDRLAEATTEYLHAKIRKEYWGFAPDENITVDEMFSLKYQGIRPAVGYPSIPDQSINFLLNSNLLQSTEIGVELTENGVMLPNASVSGLIFAHPQSRYFSIGQISEEQAENYIERRGEKAELTRKFLAANMM; via the coding sequence ATGCCACAGATTAAAAATATACTAAAAGAAAGAATCCTGATACTGGATGGTGCCATGGGTACCATGATTCAGCGATATAAACTTACCGAAGAGGACTTTCGTGGAGACAGATTCAAAAACTCAACCACTCTTCTTAAGGGTAATAATGATTTGTTATGTCTTACACGCCCTGATATTATTGAAGCAATTCATTGTGAGTATCTGGCAGCAGGAGCCGACATTATAGAAACAAACTCTTTCAATGCCAACTCCATATCTATGGACGACTATAATATGTCGGATTTGGTAAAGGAAATGAACGTAGCTGCTGCTCGTCTGGCTCGTAAAGCTGCAGATGAGTATACTAAACGTACGCCAGATAAACCGCGTTTTGTTGCTGGCTCAATCGGTCCGACGAATAAGACTGCATCGATGAGTCCTAAGGTCGAGAATCCGATTTATCGTGCTGTCACTTTCGATGACCTTCACCAAGTGTACAAAGAACAAATAGAAGGCTTGATTGATGGTGGAGTAGATTTACTTTTGATCGAAACTATCTTTGATACACTGAATGCAAAAGCTGCCCTCTTTGCGGCTGATGAAGTACGCAGAGAAAGAAATATAGAAATGCCTATCATGATTTCGGTAACGTTATCCGATAAAGGCGGACGTACTCTTTCGGGGCAAACAACAGGAGCGTTTTTGGCATCAGTGAGTCATATCGATTTCCTTTCGATTGGTCTTAACTGTTCGTTCGGAGCATCTGATATGAAACCGTTCCTTAAAGAATTGGGGAGACTTGCTCCAACGTATGTATCTGCATATCCCAATGCGGGATTACCCAACCAGTTCGGAGAGTATGATGAGACTCCCGAAATTATGGCTAAGCAAATCAAAGAATATATAGACGAAGGTCTTGTTAATATTTTGGGAGGATGTTGTGGAACTACTCCTGACCATATATCTCAGTACGTAAGTTTAGTAGAAGGTGCAACACCTCATAAGCCTGCCGATAAGCCTAAATATATGTGGCTTTCAGGTTTAGAGCTATTAGAAGCTAAACCTGAAATCAATTTCATAAATGTAGGAGAGCGTTGTAACGTAGCAGGTTCTCGCAAATTTCTCCGTCTTATCAAAGAAGAGAAATACGAAGAAGCATTAACTATTGCACACCGACAAGTAGAAGATGGCGCTCAAATTCTTGATGTAAACATGGACGAAGGTCTGCTTGATGGTGTGAAAGAAATGACTACTTTTCTTAATCTTGTAGCATCTGACCCCGATGTTTCTCGTATTCCTGTAATGGTAGATTCTTCTAAATGGGAAGTATTAGAAGCCGGACTTAAATGCCTGCAAGGTAAAGCCGTGGTAAACTCAATCTCATTGAAAGGTGGAGAAGAAGAATTTCTTCGACAAGCACGTTTAGTAAATCGGTATGGAGCAGCCGTAATTATTATGGCATTTGACGAAACTGGACAAGCTGACAGGTTTGAAAGACGTATAGAAATATGCGAAAGAGCTTATAAATTACTTGTAAATGACGGATTCGATCCGATGAATATAATCTTCGACCCTAATATCCTAGCGATAGCAACAGGAATTGAAGAACATAGAAGTTATGCTGTTGACTTCCTGAAAACTATTGAATGGATAAAAGCCAACCTGCCTCATGCTAAAATAAGCGGAGGTATAAGTAACCTATCCTTCTCGTTCCGTGGCAATGATTATATACGTGAAGCCATGCACTCGGTATTCCTTTATTATGCCATCCAAAAAGGCATGGATATGGGTATCGTTAATCCCGGACAATCGGTAATATATGATGATATTCCAACGGACTTAAGAAATCTGATAGAAGATGTTATCTTTAACAGAAGAGAAGAAGCTACCGACGAACTTATTGATTATGCTGAGCGTATCAAAAATGAGAAATCGAATCAGCCTGAACAAAAGGTTGAGGAATGGCGTAGCTATGAGCTAGATCAACGCTTAGAATACGCCCTTATCAAGGGTATAAGCGACTTCATGGAGGAAGATTTACAGGAAGCTCTAAGAGTATATCCAAAAGCTGTAGATATTATTGACAAGCCTCTAATGTCAGGTATGAACAAAGTAGGTGATCTGTTCGGATCTGGAAAGATGTTCTTGCCACAGGTGGTAAAAACTGCACGTACAATGAAACGTGCCGTAGCTATACTTGAACCAACTCTTGAAGCTCAGAAAGATTCAAAATCAGTTTCTAACAGTGCCGGAAAACTGGTTATTGCAACCGTAAAGGGAGATGTTCACGATATTGGTAAAAACATTGTAGCTATCATTCTGGCTTGTAATAATTATGAGGTTATCGATCTTGGAGTAATGGTTCCACCCGAAGTAATTATCCAAAAAGTAATAGAGGAACAACCCGATATATTATGTCTTAGCGGGCTTATCACTCCATCTTTGGAGGAGATGAGTATTGTAGCTCATGAGATGGAAAAAGCAGGATTCACTATTCCTCTTATGATCGGAGGAGCTACTACATCTAAGTTGCATACAGCAATCAAAATTGATCCTAAATATAACAATGGATCGGTAGTATATGTGAAAGATGCTTCTCAGGCTCCTTCTGCTGTTGCCAAATTGATTAATCCGGCTTCTAAAGAGTCTTTTATTCAGGAAATAAGAGACGAATACCAAGATCTTAGAGATTCAATGGAAAGCAAGAAAGTCGAACTTACTCCACTTGCCGAAGCCATTAAAAATCCATTTAAAATCGATTGGGAAAACTATACCCCTTCAACTCCAAATAAGCTGGGTCGTCATGTTATTCCTCATATTCCAATAGAAGATATCCTACCTTATATCGACTGGAAATTCTTCTTCCATTCATGGAATCTTTCGGCTCGCTATCACACTGTTCAACATTTAGACGGTTGTCCAAGTTGTGATGCTGAGTGGTTGAATACTTTCCCTGAAAAAGAGAAGGAAAAGGCACAGGAAGGAATGAGTTTGTATCGTGATGCTAAAAAGATGTTGGATCATCTTATTTTTACAAAAGCTGAATATATAAAAGCTGTATATGCGATTCATGAGGCTTATGTAGATAACGAATGTATCTATATCAATGATATTTGCTTCCCGATGTTGAGACAACAAAAGAAGAATGATAAAGGGGTATACCTTTCTCTTTGCGATTTTGTCGTTCCTAAGAATAGCAGTAAAAAAGACTATGTAGCAGGCTTCACTGCTACCGCAGGTGTAGGCTCTAATGAGTTACTCAGCAAATACGAGCACGAAGGAGACGAGTACAGCGTGTTGCTCCTCAAATCAGTTTTAGACCGCTTGGCTGAGGCTACGACCGAATACCTGCATGCTAAAATAAGGAAAGAATATTGGGGATTTGCTCCCGATGAAAATATTACTGTGGATGAAATGTTCTCTTTGAAATATCAGGGAATCCGTCCGGCTGTAGGCTATCCTTCGATACCCGATCAGTCTATCAACTTCCTACTGAACAGCAATCTGTTACAATCAACCGAGATAGGTGTTGAACTTACTGAAAACGGCGTTATGTTACCGAATGCTTCTGTGAGTGGACTTATTTTTGCCCATCCTCAATCGAGGTATTTTAGTATTGGTCAGATTTCGGAAGAACAGGCTGAAAATTATATAGAACGTAGAGGAGAAAAGGCTGAGCTTACCAGAAAATTCTTAGCTGCTAATATGATGTAG
- a CDS encoding GatB/YqeY domain-containing protein: MDLFDRVSEDIKDAMRAKDKIKLEALRGAKKEFIEAKTAKDSNGELADDVAVKILQKMVKQRRDSADIYKSQDRPELAEKELEEIAVLEHYLPKQLSEQELEAKLKEIIASVGATSAADMGKVMGAATKQLAGLAPGKAISDTVKKLLS; this comes from the coding sequence ATGGACTTGTTTGACAGAGTAAGTGAAGATATTAAGGATGCAATGCGTGCTAAAGATAAAATCAAATTAGAAGCATTGCGGGGTGCAAAAAAAGAGTTTATTGAAGCAAAGACTGCAAAAGATAGCAATGGAGAACTTGCTGATGATGTTGCGGTGAAAATTCTTCAAAAAATGGTAAAGCAAAGAAGAGACAGTGCCGATATTTACAAATCACAAGATCGTCCCGAGCTGGCAGAGAAAGAATTGGAAGAAATAGCTGTGTTGGAACACTATTTACCAAAACAACTGTCAGAGCAAGAATTAGAAGCTAAATTGAAAGAAATTATAGCCTCTGTTGGAGCCACAAGTGCTGCCGATATGGGAAAAGTAATGGGTGCTGCTACAAAACAATTAGCAGGATTAGCTCCCGGAAAAGCAATCTCAGACACAGTTAAGAAACTATTATCTTAA